In Pseudomonadota bacterium, one genomic interval encodes:
- a CDS encoding class I SAM-dependent methyltransferase, giving the protein MKEKLLTSIFCKNCEKGFLKLDNVFEIDQNDEIRSGTVKCTGCLATYRIHKGILDLLKDKHVQQAYQPNKGRRDSLIRKGGGVYSESDLAQRKNLDEGWVFDTATNFDYILTKLNLTGRETVLEVGAGTCWATHRFAKLGCECVALDVFTDNKLELADFWFREHNVYFDRVLSDMNKLQFYRGSFDLVFFCSTLFCTQDILSSLTDINRILKPDGRVVLTSEPVLGIFQYRTMNQWKNHGAGRPNTIPTWIDFVKKAGFGDIQLFFPQSLNEKLLNQELIYKKTSWYYFVVKAISSIWKIVHFRQFVMRHFTYLLLLLTPVALPLLLVARKKPEKANLI; this is encoded by the coding sequence GTGAAAGAGAAATTATTAACATCAATTTTTTGTAAGAATTGCGAAAAAGGCTTTTTGAAATTGGATAATGTTTTTGAGATTGACCAAAATGATGAAATTCGAAGTGGAACGGTCAAATGTACGGGATGTTTGGCCACATATAGGATCCATAAAGGAATCCTCGATCTCTTAAAGGACAAACATGTTCAACAAGCATACCAACCCAATAAGGGGCGCCGCGACTCATTAATTAGAAAAGGTGGAGGCGTGTATTCCGAGTCAGACCTTGCCCAGAGAAAGAATTTGGATGAAGGTTGGGTTTTTGATACTGCAACTAATTTTGATTATATTTTAACGAAATTAAATTTGACTGGGCGCGAAACGGTCCTTGAAGTGGGCGCTGGGACATGTTGGGCAACTCATCGCTTTGCTAAATTAGGATGTGAATGCGTGGCCCTTGATGTGTTTACCGATAATAAGTTAGAACTGGCAGATTTTTGGTTTCGAGAGCACAATGTTTACTTTGATCGAGTTCTTTCAGACATGAATAAACTGCAATTTTATAGAGGTAGTTTTGATCTCGTCTTTTTTTGCTCAACGTTATTCTGTACCCAGGATATTTTATCATCTCTCACCGATATAAACCGGATTCTAAAACCGGATGGCAGAGTTGTCCTTACTTCAGAGCCCGTCCTTGGTATCTTTCAATACAGGACAATGAATCAGTGGAAAAATCATGGTGCAGGGCGACCAAACACAATTCCAACATGGATAGATTTTGTTAAAAAAGCAGGTTTTGGAGATATACAGCTTTTCTTTCCTCAATCACTGAATGAAAAACTACTCAATCAGGAATTGATCTATAAAAAAACTTCCTGGTACTACTTTGTGGTCAAAGCGATATCTTCCATTTGGAAAATAGTACATTTCAGACAATTTGTAATGCGTCATTTTACCTACTTGTTACTGCTTTTAACGCCCGTAGCCTTACCGCTGTTGCTTGTGGCCAGGAAAAAACCAGAGAAGGCAAATCTTATTTGA